A region from the Candidatus Paceibacterota bacterium genome encodes:
- a CDS encoding DegT/DnrJ/EryC1/StrS family aminotransferase, with protein MFDSSEEQRLLKVLSSAKWGKLQGDEVAQFERRFAAMHGCQHAIGVVNGTVSLRIALMAAGLKAEDEVIVPPYTFLATATAVVEANMVPVFADIDLATFNLDPAAVEAAITPRTRAIMPVHMAGQPADMDRLMALATKHNLAVIEDAAHAHAALYRNEPAGSIGHMGSFSFQSSKNLTCGEGGIITTNHEQLADACRSIHNCGRVAGGLWYEHHVMSANYRLGEFQGAILNAQLDRLEQQTQTRDLNGQYLAHKLSQIPGIHPQKRLAETTRHSYHLFLFRIDGEAFGASRAAVLKALAAEGIPVSGGYALPLYRQPLFLNKAFGPYLANAREKLDFGAVHCPNCETICREQGAWLEQSIFLGTQADMDDIARAFEKVYEHRQALKHLQL; from the coding sequence GTGTTCGATTCAAGCGAAGAGCAACGACTGCTGAAAGTGCTGAGCAGCGCAAAATGGGGCAAACTGCAAGGGGACGAAGTGGCGCAATTCGAGCGCCGGTTTGCCGCTATGCACGGCTGCCAGCACGCCATTGGGGTGGTCAATGGCACCGTTTCTCTGCGCATTGCGCTGATGGCAGCGGGTCTCAAGGCCGAGGATGAAGTCATTGTGCCACCTTACACGTTCCTGGCCACAGCGACCGCCGTCGTGGAAGCTAATATGGTGCCGGTGTTCGCCGATATCGATTTGGCCACCTTCAACCTTGATCCGGCAGCCGTCGAAGCTGCCATCACGCCGCGAACCCGGGCAATCATGCCTGTTCACATGGCCGGACAGCCTGCCGACATGGATCGGCTTATGGCCCTGGCCACAAAGCATAACCTCGCCGTCATCGAGGATGCCGCCCACGCGCACGCCGCGCTCTACAGGAACGAGCCGGCCGGGAGCATCGGTCACATGGGCTCGTTCTCGTTCCAATCCAGCAAGAACCTCACTTGCGGCGAAGGCGGAATCATTACCACCAACCACGAGCAACTGGCCGACGCGTGCCGCTCAATTCACAACTGTGGACGGGTCGCGGGCGGGCTGTGGTACGAGCACCATGTTATGTCGGCAAACTACCGGCTGGGAGAATTTCAGGGGGCGATCCTGAACGCCCAGTTGGATCGCCTGGAACAGCAGACGCAGACCCGCGACCTCAATGGGCAGTATTTGGCGCACAAGCTGAGCCAGATCCCGGGGATCCACCCTCAAAAGCGGCTGGCTGAAACCACCCGGCACAGTTATCACCTGTTCCTCTTCCGGATTGATGGCGAGGCCTTCGGCGCCTCGCGGGCGGCAGTGTTGAAAGCGCTCGCGGCGGAAGGAATTCCGGTCTCCGGCGGTTACGCGCTGCCGCTCTATCGTCAACCGCTGTTCCTGAACAAAGCTTTCGGGCCATACCTGGCAAATGCCCGAGAGAAGCTCGACTTCGGAGCCGTGCATTGTCCAAATTGCGAGACCATCTGCCGGGAGCAGGGCGCATGGTTGGAACAGAGTATCTTCCTGGGGACTCAGGCAGACATGGATGACATCGCGCGCGCGTTCGAAAAGGTTTACGAGCACCGTCAGGCGCTCAAACACCTCCAGTTATGA
- a CDS encoding neutral/alkaline non-lysosomal ceramidase N-terminal domain-containing protein, with protein sequence MNLGISQTEITPNTGVELSGFAARVQPSTGVLDPLFARALFLVSGSVKLLWVHCDLIGLDRSIVAAFRQWAREAHGLRPDEVMLSASHTHAGPGTIHLREAGEYDAHYVEFLQRQMRAAAGNAMAKTEEAGSVAVEGRLDLAVDRRKTASAHTDPRVGALGFRRQDGSFAAVVVNYAMHPVALGSTNRSISADIFGAAADALRAQLPGNPVVLLTNGACGNLNPPAENVSFAQVKSWGEQIATAVAPLLRRATPGSEPEMRLLNRLVALPLDTLDADGINRFADKALLNAGPIAEWGDKYRRVVEHWRATLLRKGNETANGHHEAELFGVRLGGVTLVGANAEVFSEFTDRVRRSSGISRLWLVGYANGDMGYLPTCAAYDEGGYEVEVAHLFYGGFRLKKGGFESLARAASQLVVDLQVNP encoded by the coding sequence ATGAACCTCGGCATCTCTCAGACTGAAATCACTCCGAACACGGGCGTCGAACTCTCCGGCTTTGCCGCGCGAGTGCAGCCATCTACGGGTGTTCTGGACCCGCTGTTTGCCAGGGCGCTTTTTCTGGTCAGCGGCAGCGTCAAATTGCTGTGGGTTCATTGCGATCTCATCGGCCTCGACCGTTCGATCGTAGCCGCGTTCCGGCAATGGGCTCGCGAAGCGCATGGACTGCGCCCCGACGAGGTGATGCTCTCGGCATCGCACACTCATGCGGGGCCTGGAACGATTCATCTCCGCGAGGCTGGTGAGTATGACGCCCACTACGTGGAATTCTTGCAGCGCCAAATGCGAGCAGCGGCCGGGAACGCGATGGCTAAAACCGAAGAGGCTGGTTCCGTGGCCGTGGAGGGGCGGCTCGATCTGGCCGTCGATCGCCGCAAGACTGCGTCAGCGCACACGGACCCGCGTGTTGGGGCGCTGGGCTTTCGCCGGCAGGATGGCAGCTTTGCCGCCGTAGTGGTCAACTACGCGATGCATCCTGTGGCGCTCGGATCAACCAATCGTTCCATCAGCGCCGACATTTTCGGCGCGGCGGCGGACGCGCTCAGGGCTCAACTGCCGGGCAATCCGGTCGTGCTGTTGACCAACGGAGCGTGCGGGAATCTGAATCCGCCGGCGGAAAATGTCTCGTTCGCACAGGTGAAATCCTGGGGGGAGCAGATTGCCACGGCCGTGGCGCCGTTGCTGCGCCGCGCGACGCCCGGCTCAGAGCCCGAAATGCGCCTGCTCAACCGGCTCGTGGCGCTGCCGCTGGACACGCTGGACGCCGACGGCATCAACCGGTTCGCGGACAAAGCACTGCTTAACGCGGGTCCGATCGCCGAATGGGGAGACAAGTATCGCCGGGTGGTTGAGCACTGGCGTGCGACGCTGCTGCGCAAGGGAAATGAAACCGCAAACGGCCATCACGAGGCGGAGTTATTCGGCGTGCGCCTGGGCGGTGTGACCCTGGTGGGAGCGAATGCCGAAGTTTTTTCCGAGTTCACCGACAGGGTGCGCCGGAGCAGCGGCATTTCCCGACTATGGCTGGTGGGCTATGCCAACGGGGATATGGGCTACCTGCCCACCTGCGCCGCTTATGACGAGGGCGGCTATGAAGTCGAGGTAGCGCATCTGTTTTACGGCGGATTCCGTCTCAAAAAGGGAGGTTTCGAGTCGCTTGCCCGGGCAGCCTCTCAGTTGGTTGTTGACCTCCAGGTTAACCCGTAG
- a CDS encoding sulfatase, whose amino-acid sequence MLRSALLVPVALLSLPMSAASPRYNVLFLAVDDLRPELGCYGHALVKSPNIDRLAAQGLRFNRAYCQEALCNPSRASLLTGLRPETLGVFDLATHFRDRKPDVVTLPQLFKKNGYTSISVGKIFHTTNGNHDDSESWSEPPWKGPAGQPEEPDGPEPAKPKAKKKKGAKATSADHSGTLPYGDPDCDDDGLLDGKIATEAIARLQRLQDKPFFLGVGFHKPHLPFVSPRRYWSLYEQADLKLAANPFLPKDAPAFASNDSSELRRYKDVPASGPIADETARKLIHAYYACISYTDAQVGRVLKELDRLGLREKTVVILWGDHGYQLGEHGTWTKRTNWEIATRAPLLISVPGQRTAGMSTEGLVEFMDIYPTLAELCRLQAPLNLEGSSFRPLIENPRRDWKTAAFSIYPKRIPGAGEGFGRAMRTARHRLVEWSSNDGAFKAYELYDEQADPGENVNIANLPANKEMVDQLVQQLRGGWKQARPKDSAR is encoded by the coding sequence ATGCTTCGTTCCGCGCTCCTGGTCCCGGTTGCCTTGCTGTCGCTGCCGATGTCCGCCGCCAGCCCCCGATACAATGTGCTTTTTCTCGCGGTGGATGATTTGCGGCCGGAGCTGGGGTGCTACGGGCATGCATTGGTCAAATCGCCGAACATAGACCGGCTGGCGGCGCAGGGTCTGCGGTTCAACCGCGCCTATTGCCAGGAGGCTTTGTGCAATCCTTCCCGCGCGTCGCTGCTGACGGGCCTGCGCCCCGAAACACTGGGCGTGTTTGACCTCGCCACGCATTTTCGCGATCGGAAGCCGGATGTCGTGACATTGCCGCAGCTTTTCAAGAAGAACGGCTACACCAGCATTTCGGTCGGCAAAATCTTCCACACGACTAACGGGAACCACGACGACAGCGAGTCCTGGAGCGAGCCGCCGTGGAAAGGGCCCGCCGGCCAGCCTGAGGAACCGGACGGCCCGGAACCGGCCAAACCGAAGGCCAAGAAGAAGAAAGGAGCGAAAGCGACCAGCGCAGATCATTCGGGCACGCTGCCTTACGGAGATCCGGACTGTGACGATGATGGACTGCTCGACGGGAAGATCGCCACGGAAGCGATTGCGAGGTTGCAGCGGCTCCAAGACAAACCTTTCTTCCTCGGCGTCGGTTTTCACAAGCCGCACCTGCCATTTGTTTCGCCAAGGAGGTACTGGTCGCTTTACGAGCAAGCCGATTTGAAGCTAGCGGCGAATCCATTTCTGCCGAAGGACGCGCCGGCATTCGCGAGTAACGATTCGTCGGAGTTGAGGCGCTACAAGGATGTTCCGGCCAGCGGGCCGATCGCGGACGAAACCGCACGAAAGCTGATCCACGCCTACTACGCGTGCATCAGCTACACTGACGCGCAGGTGGGGCGCGTGCTCAAGGAATTAGACCGGCTGGGGCTGCGCGAGAAGACGGTGGTGATTCTCTGGGGTGACCACGGTTACCAACTGGGGGAGCATGGAACCTGGACGAAGCGAACTAATTGGGAGATTGCGACGCGGGCGCCGCTGCTCATTTCTGTACCCGGGCAGAGAACCGCGGGGATGAGCACGGAGGGCCTTGTTGAATTCATGGACATCTACCCAACACTTGCCGAGTTGTGCCGGCTCCAGGCACCGTTGAATCTCGAGGGCAGCAGCTTTCGGCCGCTGATCGAGAATCCGCGGCGTGATTGGAAGACGGCGGCTTTCAGCATCTATCCCAAGCGGATTCCTGGCGCAGGCGAAGGGTTTGGAAGGGCCATGCGAACAGCGCGACATCGGCTGGTAGAATGGTCATCGAATGACGGAGCCTTCAAAGCCTACGAGCTTTATGATGAGCAGGCTGACCCTGGCGAAAATGTGAATATAGCGAACCTGCCGGCAAACAAGGAGATGGTGGATCAGCTTGTCCAGCAGTTGCGTGGGGGATGGAAGCAGGCTCGTCCAAAAGATTCAGCACGGTGA
- a CDS encoding DUF6067 family protein: MADCLVLAGHTPVLVGSGLASAAGLLAQPTSLADDARASGELRPGLSEGSRRLTAPPLTNAGTESAPLPPTQTIFGLWPGVRTKDSIIRVWGRSYDIAPTGLPRAVQSQGEPLLARPVTFRVNGSDASDVQCRVTATDKEKASWEAYGTLAGVPYRCRGVAEFDGMMRFDIEWNSSPSLPLTELRLEVPVRPTQAGLFHFYPPPYDFPAMTWPRPGRANSLARPAYWRSCFSPCVWLGNEQRGLQWFCESDEGWRPADPNSALEIITADNEAVLRIHFLDPGTKIDRPFRLTFGLMAGPVRPAPTTFEQGHFGYSHWTSYAMADPMVERTNTAPNELDRRRDLGARFLGMHEEWTDFEGMSRVTQPEKLKRLVEQAHTRKLGLVLYHSMLLPDIAPEYTDLAADCLCEPQSAYYIHSREPKQHDYPICHRSRYSTMFTDGIERLFKEYGIDGVYLDGAASPIHCANGRHGCGYLGADGRRRPTFTIFAAREQMKRLARLCHAQGKPTLIVAHMSGMVTLPTLSFADLLLTGEQYWKSPETFRPPLEFFRVECMGHPHGLPTDFIGYPPLGGSWAQTMTALHNAPSPWCAGGWDVLRLYRQFGVDQARWHPYWQPDGLATADTPEVRVSGFCQPGLKALLAVGNTSAVAVQTTLTFNQAALGFGVQPERVRDPLTGVTLKPTEQGWSLRLESEAVRWLWVEAKP, encoded by the coding sequence TTGGCTGACTGCCTTGTTCTGGCTGGCCACACTCCGGTTCTCGTCGGCTCCGGCCTCGCTTCCGCCGCAGGTCTGCTGGCCCAACCGACCTCGCTCGCTGATGACGCGAGGGCCTCGGGGGAATTGCGCCCAGGTCTGAGCGAGGGAAGCAGGCGGCTTACCGCGCCCCCGCTCACCAATGCGGGGACAGAATCCGCCCCGCTTCCCCCTACGCAGACCATTTTCGGTCTGTGGCCGGGGGTCCGGACAAAGGATTCGATCATCCGTGTCTGGGGACGAAGCTACGACATCGCCCCGACCGGCCTTCCCCGTGCCGTCCAGTCCCAGGGCGAGCCGTTGCTCGCCCGGCCGGTGACGTTTCGGGTCAACGGCTCTGACGCCAGCGACGTCCAGTGTCGCGTCACCGCCACCGACAAAGAAAAGGCATCCTGGGAAGCCTACGGCACGCTGGCTGGCGTCCCTTATCGCTGCCGCGGGGTGGCCGAATTCGACGGCATGATGCGTTTCGACATCGAGTGGAATTCCAGTCCGTCCTTGCCATTAACTGAACTCCGACTGGAAGTTCCGGTGCGGCCGACCCAGGCCGGGCTGTTCCATTTCTATCCGCCACCCTACGACTTTCCGGCCATGACCTGGCCGAGACCAGGACGCGCCAATAGCTTGGCCCGCCCGGCCTATTGGCGTTCATGCTTCTCGCCTTGCGTGTGGCTGGGCAACGAGCAGCGCGGCCTGCAGTGGTTCTGCGAGTCGGACGAAGGCTGGCGTCCGGCCGACCCGAACAGCGCATTGGAGATTATTACCGCAGACAATGAGGCGGTGCTCCGCATTCACTTCCTCGACCCGGGAACAAAGATTGACCGCCCGTTCCGCCTGACTTTCGGCCTGATGGCCGGTCCGGTGCGCCCCGCTCCGACGACCTTCGAGCAGGGGCACTTCGGCTATAGTCACTGGACGAGCTACGCGATGGCCGATCCGATGGTCGAGCGAACCAACACGGCACCCAACGAACTTGACCGCCGCCGCGACCTGGGCGCCCGGTTCCTGGGCATGCACGAGGAATGGACGGATTTCGAGGGCATGTCGCGCGTCACCCAACCGGAGAAGCTCAAGCGCCTCGTTGAACAGGCCCATACCCGCAAATTGGGCCTGGTGCTCTACCATTCCATGCTCCTGCCGGATATCGCGCCTGAATACACGGATCTCGCCGCCGACTGCCTGTGCGAACCGCAGAGCGCCTACTACATTCACTCGCGAGAGCCCAAGCAGCACGATTACCCGATCTGCCATCGCAGCCGCTACTCGACCATGTTCACCGACGGGATTGAACGTCTCTTCAAGGAATACGGCATTGACGGCGTGTACCTGGATGGGGCCGCCTCGCCCATTCATTGCGCCAACGGCAGGCACGGCTGCGGCTATCTGGGTGCGGATGGACGGCGTCGCCCGACCTTTACCATCTTCGCCGCGCGCGAGCAGATGAAGCGACTGGCCCGGCTCTGCCATGCCCAGGGCAAACCGACGCTGATCGTCGCTCACATGTCCGGAATGGTCACGCTGCCGACCCTGAGCTTCGCCGATCTCCTGCTGACCGGCGAACAGTACTGGAAATCGCCGGAAACCTTCCGCCCGCCGCTCGAGTTCTTCCGCGTCGAGTGCATGGGCCACCCCCATGGCCTGCCCACCGACTTCATCGGCTACCCGCCGTTGGGCGGCTCGTGGGCCCAGACCATGACCGCCCTGCACAATGCCCCCAGCCCGTGGTGCGCGGGCGGCTGGGATGTGCTGCGGCTCTACCGCCAGTTTGGCGTGGACCAGGCCCGCTGGCATCCGTACTGGCAGCCTGACGGACTGGCGACTGCTGACACGCCCGAAGTCCGCGTCTCAGGCTTCTGCCAGCCTGGCCTAAAAGCGCTCCTGGCTGTCGGCAATACATCCGCCGTCGCTGTGCAAACGACGCTGACCTTCAACCAGGCTGCCCTTGGTTTTGGCGTCCAACCCGAGCGAGTACGCGACCCTCTGACCGGCGTGACGCTCAAACCCACCGAGCAGGGCTGGAGTCTCCGCTTGGAGTCCGAGGCCGTTCGGTGGTTGTGGGTCGAAGCGAAACCCTAA